Proteins encoded within one genomic window of Polypterus senegalus isolate Bchr_013 chromosome 6, ASM1683550v1, whole genome shotgun sequence:
- the unc119a gene encoding protein unc-119 homolog A isoform X2: METSTVLFEITKPPASERTQGDKRDYDPNAGRFVRYQFTPAFLRLRQVGATVEFTVGEKPINNFRMIERHYFREQLLKSFDFEFGFCIPSSKNTCEHIYEFPPLSEEIMREMIIHPYETQSDSFYFVDNKLVMHNKADYSYSGGP; the protein is encoded by the exons ATGGAGACTAGCACTGTGCTGTTTGAGATCACCAAGCCCCCTGCTTCAG AGAGAACTCAAGGAGACAAGAGGGACTATGATCCAAATGCTGGTCGATTTGTCCGGTACCAATTTACTCCTGCTTTCCTCAGACTCCGCCAAGTTGGAGCAAC GGTAGAGTTTACAGTTGGAGAGAAGCCTATCAATAATTTCAGAATGATTGAAAGGCATTATTTCCGTGAGCAGCTGTTGAAGAGCTTTGACTTTGAGTTTGGCTTCTGTATCCCAAGCAGTAAAAACACATGTGAACACATCTATGAGTTTCCTCCACTCTCAGAAGAAATAA tgcgGGAAATGATCATTCACCCATATGAAACTCAATCTGACAGCTTCTACTTTGTTGATAACAAGCTTGTGATGCACAATAAGGCGGATTATTCTTACAGTGGAGGACCTTAG